In Dryobates pubescens isolate bDryPub1 chromosome 12, bDryPub1.pri, whole genome shotgun sequence, one genomic interval encodes:
- the ATP5PO gene encoding ATP synthase subunit O, mitochondrial, protein MAAAAGLSLKVRQLSTSAARPLSKLVKPPIQVYGLEGRYATALYSAATKQKKLDQVEKELSRVWTLLKDPKLASVVMNPHTKSTIKQKAVNDALAREKMSPLIVNLMNLLAENGRLRHTPDIVSAFGKIMSAYRGEVLCTVTTAQPMDDASLTELKSVLGGFLAKGEVLKLETKTDPSILGGMIVNIGEKYVDMSTRSKIQKLTKIMRETV, encoded by the exons atggcggcggcggcggggttATCCCTGAAG GTGCGGCAGCTGAGCACGTCGGCGGCGAGGCCGCTCTCCAAGCTGGTCAAG CCCCCCATCCAGGTATATGGGCTGGAAGGGCGCTACGCCACTGCGCTGTACTCTGCTGCTACTAAGCAGAAGAAGCTGGACCAGGTAGAAAAGGAGCTGAGCCGAGTATGG ACTCTCTTGAAGGACCCTAAGCTGGCCAGTGTTGTTATGAACCCTCACACCAAGAGCACAATTAAACAAAAAGCTGTGAACGATGCCTTGGCAAGGGAGAAGATGTCTCCTCTTATTGTCAATCTGATGA ATCTGCTTGCTGAAAATGGTCGCTTGCGCCACACTCCAGACATTGTTTCTGCGTTTGGGAAGATCATGAGTGCCTACCGAGGAGAAGTGCTGTGCACAGTCACCACTGCACAG CCCATGGATGATGCCAGCCTTACTGAGCTAAAAAGTGTTCTGGGTGGATTCTTGGCTAAGGGAGAGGTCCTGAAGCTGGAGACCAAG ACTGATCCGTCCATCCTCGGTGGCATGATTGTCAATATTGGGGAGAAGTATGTGGACATGTCAACAAGGTCAAAGATCCAGAAGCTCACCAAAATCATGAGAGAGACTGTCTAG